The genome window GCCTAGACACTGTCGGTTATTTTTAAAACAAGCTATATCCATTCAATTCTAAATGAAGGCCGGAATCGTGTAATTTCGTTATGTCATTACTGAACTCTgtcttctttaccgagtgtctgagGTCTTTTTGTACTCGGCAAAAAACAATCGACAAATATTTTATCGGCAAAGAGTTATTTGCTGAGTCTTTTTTACGGGCACTCAACAAATACTTTGCCGAGtataaaaaaacactcggcaaaaaattATTTACCGAGTCTTTTTTACAGAACTCAACAAATACTTTGTCGAGtataaaaaaacactcggcaaacaaaattactcggcaaaaagagaagctcTTTGCCAAGTGTTATTTTTTACCGAGCGTTTATGTTTGGCACTCAGCAAAAAGAAAAGCTCTTTACAATGTTTTCTTTTACCTagcgttttatttttgacactcgataAAGAGTTTATTGTCAAGTGTCTGAAAAAAAAATTTAGCAAATtacttgacactcgacaaagacttgtTTTTCGGTAGTGTGTACATGTGTTCCAGACCTCTGACGGGAAGATAAGCAAGGACCGTACGACCATGTCAACGATATGTATGCAAGTCCTGCACGTAGTATAGATTCATCCGTACATTGAATGATGATGGCCGGTACATACTGGAGAAACTTGTCCGTCTCACTGCCACTTATCCGAAAAGCCGATTCAATTTAACGAGTCAAGCGGTTGTTTCTACGAGTGGACAGACTGCATTATTCAGGATCAGATCAAAATTCCTCGCAGTTTGTTGGGCCGTACATATCAGCGTCGGCTACATAGCAAATAGGTTCAATTAGTTTGAGAAGTACGTACTATACTGAAAAATATATACAGAGAGCATGTTTGAGTATCTTGATGGTCGTCAGATCACTCACAGAAGCAAAGGGCTAGCTTGTGGACATTGTTGTCGATTTGACCAAGCGCACTTCTTGTATATACGTAGCTTTCAGTTTCAGCCGTATGTATAATGTATTTATGTTTACTCAATGGATGTGAGAAGATAGCTAGATGGCCGGCCGGTGCCGGGGGTACCTAGCAGGACGGTCCACACAGAGGCGTGCGTTTCATGCCTGTTAAACATCCTGCAGGGCAATACTTCTTCAAATTAAGCCACAAAATAATAATGCACAACACGACAATTCAGTACTACTACTGTAGCTGCTTGGCAGTCGAACTTTTCTCGTGGTTTTCTTGACATTTTTTTTTTGACTGTGGAAACAAGAGTTCCGACTTTTCGCATCACATGCGTACAACCATTACATGTCAAATATTGCTTTAATGAACAGTAACCAAATAAAACTAACTCGACGAAACCAAATAACATGGCTATGGAAAACACTAGGCACACTCAAATCTTGCATTTGATCGTCATCCATGAAACGCAAAGATTTCCATCGCCACCACTTCTAGAGCTTGACACACATCGAGAATTTGTTGATGTACATCCTCCTTTTGTAGGAGTCTACAGAACCTGAACCAGTGGATACCTCTGAAGATGACCTGCACAATTGATGGTATTGGTTTTTGATTAAATGTCACCTCATTTCGAGTAAGCCAAATAGACCAAAATAAAGCTGATATTCCAGTAAATAGTAACTTTTTGTATACTATACTACAATTACTTGCCCAAGACCCGATAATCTCAATTTCGTGTTTTTCTTGACATATAAGGACTAGTTTGAGAATCTCAATTTTTTAAGAAATTTCTATTTTCCCaaagaaaattagtttattttcttaTAGGAAAATGTCCTTAGGAAATTGAGGTTCCCAAACTAATTAACGTAGATGCCGTCGACGATTGGAGACTCGGACGGTGACAGCTTGGCCTGTTTGTTTGCTGTCTAATTTGTCATACTTTAACTAACTTAGTTCTTTATTTTGGACGGCTAGTCTTAGTAAAGTGTGACATAGTGCACGCTTGGTCAACTTGTTCGGAGCGCGCTAGCTCGTTGGCGGCTTGGAGAGGCGACCAAACATATCCAGTAATCCCGCTCCCTGCTCCCCTCCCATCAGCATTCTGTCGCCCGCCTCCGTCCCTATACACCCTATAAATAGCTCGCGCCGGCCGGCAGTGCAGGTCACGACAGGACGACGTACGAGAGGGCGCGCGCCGATCGAGGCGATATGGGGCGGTCGCCGTGCTGCGACAAGACGAGGGTGAAGCGGGGCCCGTGGTCTCAGGAGGAGGACGCCGTCCTCAGGAGCTTCGTCCAGAGGTTCGGCAATGCCGGCAACTGGATCGCCCTGCCGCAGAGAGCAGGTAATTAATACGTACGTAGCTCTACTACAGAAACTAGCTATTATTAGCTTTGTTGCTTTCCGCGTGAACAACGCAAACTGCAGACATCAGTGGGGTTGGTTGGTGGTCAAAGGCTTCGGTTTTTATTTGGTCTGTGTGGGTTTTCTATAAGCGCTGCGGTTTACGTAGACGCAAGCAAAAGCTTACGTACGATGAGGTTTTGCACTGTTAACTATCGTCTCGTACGTCATCACACACAGGGCTGAAGCGGTGCGGTAAGAGCTGCCGCCTTCGCTGGCTCAACTACCTCCGCCCGGAGCTCCGGCACGGCGGCTTCACCGACGAGGAAGACAGACTCATCCTCTCCCTCTACGGCGAGATCGGAAGCAAGTACGCAACCGAACAAATTCTTACGGGAGCGCCGGGCTAAGTGGCTAACGCTAAACTCAGACCCTGCATGCATGAGCCATCAGGTGGTCGGTGATGGCGTCCAGGCTCCCCGGACGGACGGACAACGACGTCAAGAACTACTGGAACACCAAGCTCAAGAAGCGGTACTTGGCGTCGTCCTCCACGTCCACGACACAAGGaaggtcgccgccgccgccgtcaccaccaccagctcctgcTCCTCCTAGCGGCGACAACAGTAGcaacgccgccgctgccgccgacATCCACCATACCCACCAAGACGAAAAACCCTGTCTTCCGCCGACACCTCCAGCCCTCACCGAGTTCGATACAACCTTCGCCGACGACACGCTGCTCTTCAAGTCCGAGCAGCTGTACGCCGAGCTCGTGGGCCTCATCGGGAAGCAATCGTCGTCCACTGGCGACAGGGACGAAGCGTCGACGCCATCGTCGTCCTCGTCTGCAGCCCGACCCCGACGGTTAGCAGCTCAGGTAGCTGCACTTTGTGGCCCGTGGACGGTGGACGTGCGTGACACAGCAGCACTGCTGTCCGAGCCCACCACCGCCCTGCTCGACGCTTACGGTGCTGCTGACGACGCGTTCGGGCCGGCTCTGTCCGCCTGCTCCTTCCAAGACCTGCTGGCCTCGTCTTACGTCGATTTATAAAGTTGTCTTAAGTCGGGACTTTATTCAAGTCCAATCGAGTTCATACAAAAAAGGCGCCAAAATTTATGACATCAAACTAGTATCTTTTGATATATCTAAACTGGTCGCAGATATTTGTACTTTTAACATTAGGTGCTCTGCATATAAAACTCCCTAATTCCCTCCATCGACTCAGCACATGGCCACATGTATAAATGTTCTCTGGAGTAAACCGTATCTCGGGATAATCCAAACAGTTTCAGGAAAATACTCACTCAATGGACAAGTCACTCTACCTATCACATTCGGTACTGAACGCAATTCTATGACAGAGTGTGTCAAGTTTGAGGTAGCCGACTTCGACTCTTCGGACTACCAGCCATCACAAGTTTACGACGGCCCCCTACTACCCGCACTTACTTTTGGGAAAAAAATTGTTTACATACCGGATGTAAAGAATTCCTTTTACAGCCCCTCACATATACTAACTGCTGGTCCATAAAAATAGAAGAAAAACAAATTACTAAAGAGTTATTTTGTAAATTTTGATCTGTGTTTGTGGGTCTCTGAGTGGTCAATGTAAGAGTCTGAAGATAACGTTTACATCCGGTATATACTCAATGATGTTCTAAATATAGCTCATACGACGTGGCGGCCGTAACAAATTTTATTTtcaatatatatagagagaggggAACCTAAACGAAGCTCATTTCTCACACCTTTGAGCTCGTTTTACCCACCGTACTCCTTGTATTCCAGCTCTCAAAAGTGTCATGCTTTCAACGAGTTCCGAGTTCCGACTCAAATAAGATGATTGAGGGAGAAATTACCCTCGTTTTGTAAGAAGAACTCGCTGAGAAGATCCAAATGCACGAAGCACTCGCTGATTACCCTCATTTAATTATtatgtaatttttattttttttttaatATTATGTAACTTTTATTTTTAGTTGCATGTACTTTACGAgtgattttattttaataaaaataTTTGATTACATTATTTTATATGTTTTTTCAGTAGAGGTATAAAATGGTTACCCTGGAGGAGAGAAGCAACGTGGCGTATGATGAGGCTGTTGACTGATGATAAGTTCTGACTAGAGCATAACCGACGTggactaggtgatcatgaatcgaGTAAGTAATACCACTCGAACCAGCCAAAGGAAGCATGCAAAGAAGAGATGGAGCAGCCTAATGCAAGAAACCTGCCGACGTTTGACGCTCCCCTCTTTCATGGGGAAAAAATTATAAGTCATGAACCAACACGTTTACAAGACGAGCTAGATGGCGTCCAATCATAACAATGCTGAAATCATTTCCTCTAATCTGCTCGCAGCGTATAGCCCACGTAGCTACTCGGTCCGGCTGTTCAACCTATAAGATGGCCAAACGGACGGCCCGGTCCGGCACGGCACGGCACCAGGCACAGCACGGTTAGGGCACGACCCGTTTAACACGGTTAGTAAAGGCACGACCCGTTTAACACGGTTAGTAAACGTGACGTGCCGGCCCGACACTAGTGCCTGAACctaggcccaggcacggcactaaGGGTCCTTAGTCGTGCCGTGCTAGCATGGCAGGCACGATCAGCCTGTAGTGCCAGGGCCGGCCCGAGCACTACAAAGGAAATCACACAATCCAATTACATATGCATTCACAAAACACAGTTAAACATACTAAAATAGCTAATATTGAGCTGTTTAGTGCAATGGTTGTCTCATTAAAAACCTATCTAGGTAAAAACTCACCCTTGTGAGAAACCCTAGAtaggaaaaaagagtacaaccCACAGCTCATTTAGTGTTCTTACATATCACAGAGTCACAGACATTGTTTACAGTGTACAGTTTAGTTACAGGCACATCAGCTGAAATATGATCAAACTAGCTACATAAGATCAGTCTTCGACATGTGGTTGTGGATCAGTAGGTGTCTGAGATTGAGATGCATGAGAGGACCCTGGAGTGTCAACTGGAACTTGTTCATCATCAAGATATAGATCAGAGAATGAGTCTTCAAGTTCTTTGTTCTCAACAGTGTGTTGGGTCCTTGCATTCCCTTCCTCCCAGTCCTTGATGCAGGTCAGCATCTCGACCATCTCCGAGGTCAGTCGACGTCGACGCTCCTCGATAATCCTGCCAGTGAGACTGAAAGCACTTTCTGATGAAATGGTAGAGACAGGCACAGTTAGTACATCCTTAGCCAACATAGAAAGAGATGGGTAGGTCAGCTTGTGATCCTACCACCACGTCAACAGATTAAAGTCATCATCATACTTCTGGACAGTATCACTATCCAAATATGCTGATAACTCAGAACCAGCCCCAAGAGATGCACAATTGCTTGCTGCTTGCAGCAAAGCACTAGTTGAAGTGTGTTAGAGAGAGAAGCAGATGAAGTGGGGTTGGAAGAAGAACCTGTTCCACCAATTGGGGTTGAAAAcaaatcatcatcatcaccatATATCATACCCCAGTTAGTCCTTTTCTTACCAGTCCTTGTTGTTTGTGAGGGTCTAACTGAGGGCACTGCACCAAACTTAGCTTCATACTTGTTAAATACCTCAGTTAATTGTGCTCTTACAAGAGTTAAATAACCAGAGTAATCATGGTGTGTGACACCAGCTAAAATAGATAGAACTCTATTGAAGCCCCTCAATTTAGCTCTAGGATCAAGAATGAATGCAAATGAATAGAGAAGTGGAATATCCCTCCAGTACTTAAGGAACTTAGTTTGCATAGGAAACAACAGTTCCAAGCAATCTATCATGTTCATATGAATTTAGATGTTTAGCAATCTGAATTATATGATTCATCATCAATGAAGATGTTGGATAGTAGACACTAGATAGAACAAAGGTTGAGTCATAAAATAGTTCAAGGAATACCAGAATTTTTTCAGCAACATACCAGTGATCATCAGACAAAAGCAAAGGTTCACCTACAGCTCTAGGGTAGTGAGTTTGAATGAACACATCAAATGTGTTCCTGTAAGGCAGTAGATGCTTAAGCATAAGGTAAGTGGAGTTCCACCTTACCTCCATATCCAATCCAAACTTACGAGGACGTGTATTCATAGCAATACAATATGATTTGTATAAAGCAATGCGTTGATTAGAAGAGTTCAAAAATGATATAGCAGTTCTAAATGATTCTAGATAAGGTTGAATCCTTTTTAAACCAGACTTAACAATCAAATTCAAAATATGACATGCACACCTTTGATGCAAACAAACATCCCCAACATAACCATTAAGTAGAGGAGTAAGTCTAACCATAACAGAGGTATTAGCAGAAGCATTGTCCAGGGTTACAGAAAAGGTTTTATCATTAAGACCATATTCTTTTAACACCTCAAATATTCTCTCAGATATGTTTTCACCACTATGTGAGCCATCAATTAGCCTTAGTCCTATTATCCTTTTTTCCAATTCCCATGCAGAATTAACATAATGTACAACAACACTCAAGTAATCCTCTTTAGCATTCCCAGACCATATATCAGATGTCACAGCAACAGAAGAAACAGAATTTTTAAATGTGTTAACAAGCTTAGCACGTGAATCATTGTAATACTTTTTAATGTCTTTAGTGGTTGCTTGCCTAGAGACAGCAGAAAATCTAGGATTATGAGCCTTTTTAATGTACTCTTCAAAAGAAGATGATTCAGCCAAGCAAATAGGTAGATCAAGCCTACATATCAAACGACACATCTCAAACCTAGCAACATCAGCATTGTACTCCCACAATCTAGCACTACAATCAGGATTAAACTGGAGCAGGGACTGGACAAAGGCATTTCTGCCATGCTTCAGTTTGCATGCATTTCTATGGCGATTAAGATGGCCAGTGCCACCAGTTGATTTAGCAGACAAAACACACTTGCAAACTTTGCACTTAGCCTGACACCTTACCCTCACACCATCAACAACCTTATATATCTTGTCAAAATCATTCCAAACATCAGATGTGGAGGCTCTATTTCTTACCCGAGAACTTGTAGGTGTGTCTGTACCCCTAGCCTCTTCCACGGTAGGGTCAGGATCTATATTGATGGGCTCCATTGAAGGAACTGCAGCCTCACTGCCGCCAGTTTGTGCAGGCACGGTGTCGTCGTCGGCCATCAAGCACAGATCGAAGCCAGAGCACCAGATCGGCCCCTCACGGCTACAATCACAGAACAAGAAGGCAATATACTAGATTAGGGTTCGAACACAGGTCACAACTAACAAGAACAGATCACACAAACAAGCATCAGATTAATAACTTACCAAAGCTGGAGCACCAGATCGGTCCCTCACAGCTACAACCTCCAATCACAGAGCAAGGAACTAGAATAGATTAGGGTTCATCGGTTTGACCAGAGATCCAGAGGCGACAAACACAAATCAAAAGCACAAGCAAAAGATTAGCAACTTACCAAAGCCAGACCAGAGCACCAGATCGGTCCCTCACGGCTCCAATCACATAACAAGCAGGCAGTATAATAGATTAGGGTTCGAACACAGCTCACAGATCACAAGCACAGATCACAAGCATCAGATTAATAACTTACCAAAGGTCCaaagccggagcaccagatcggtcCCTCACGGATCCAACCTTCAATCACAGAACAAGGCGGTATAATAGATTAGGGTTCGTCGGTTTGAACAAGATCCAGAGGCGACAACACAAAGTAGAAGCACAAGCAAACCTCAAATGATTAGCAACTTACCAAAGCCGGACCGGAGCACCAGATCGATCCCTCATGGCTCCAACCTTCAATTCGGGTAGGGTTAAAGCATGGTTAGGGTTCGTCACAGAACAATCACAGAACAGTCCACAGATCTAGACGCGAAAAACACAAATCAGAAGCACAAGCACGTGATTAGCAACTTACCAAAGACGGAGCACCAGATCCAACCCCGACGACACGATGATTAGGGTTAAAGCACGGTTAGGGTTAGTGGGTTACGCACCGACGCAGCGTTACAGGGAGAGGGAGTCGTAGAGGATTAACGCAACCGAAGTTGGAGGGGAGAGAGACCAGAAGAAGAACAAAAGTTTGATATCAGAGCACCAAACTTAGGGTTTCGAACTAGATCCAGAGGCGACACAAGCAAGAGAGCACCACCTAAACAGAGGATTGTGTTACCAGCAGAGACGCCGGAGAGGGAGAGGACCAGATAAGGCGGCGGAGAGGCGGTGAGGCCGTGAGGGAGAGGATGGAGGCGTTGCTTTCCAAATCGCCGGAGGTCGCCAGGAGTCGCGGAGCGTTCGAGAGAGAGTGAGTGAGCtgtgagagtgagagagagattgaCGCGGCGAGTGAGCTGTGGGTCCGCGGGAGGAGGGGGGTATGTGTTATTAGGAGTCGTGCCTAACCGTGCCTAAACCCTAATCGTGTCGTGCCCGTGCTGGCCCATCGTGCCCCATActcggcccaagcacggcactagAGGTCGGACCGTACCAGCACGGGCCCGCCATCGGTCgtgtcgtgtcgtgcttgggccgaGTATGGGGCACGGTGGGCCAGCTTCACTCTCACGCGGGAGAGTGAAGCGGTCTTAAACACAATACATGCTGACTCAAAAGTTTTAACCATACAATACATAAGTCTTAAACACAAAAGTGTTTTAATGCAAATTGTTTAAATTACATGTTGTTTAAAATCAATCTTATATAAAGTGTTTGGTTTAAAAAATGACTACTATCAATAAGTAATAAAATGATCATGCTAATATTAATTATTTACTTTTGAACAATAGGAAATCTGAAACGGTCTATACATCTCATCGTTTACCGTACCATTTTTGGAACCCATTATCCTGATTCCTACCATTTATTATATATCTCGATAAATCCAAAAATGGCCGGAAAATCCACTAATGAAAAATTACCGGATTTTTCCAACCGTTTTCATTCTCTTGCGAGGCAAGCCGGCACAGTTAGTATAGTGCTATTGACAGGGACTGAGAAACCAAACGCCACATTAGATTCTCGGGCCCCTcatttccttttctattttattttattccTGTTTTTCGTGTTAGGGTACTGGCTCACTTTTTTTCCCTTACATGTATTGCTCTTCCTTTACGAAATATACGTTCACTTATTCGGTTTGGCTATTCCATCAGCATAATACAGTGTTTCACAATCACAGTGCTGCTTTCTGATGCTGCATATGGCTGCTTTATGTGCCTCTTGCATCTGTGTGATCTGCTTCGTTACCAAAGGTGACAGTTGCTGCTAACTCAGTGAGTCGGTTCTGTCGCTCTGGACTGTAAACTAGCTTGCACAACTGTTAGTTCTGTTTCAGATGAACTGTTGGCCAGCCACCATCTTAACCCTACCCTCGATTACTACATCTACATCAACCAAATGTTTGGACGGCAACGGCTGTTATTCCATTCATCCATTACCATTCTTTGGCTTTGGGGATGTGAAGCGAATGTATTAGCCGAGAAGGATGGAATAAAGGCGCTCGCCGCAAAAGTAACGAGAAAGCAATGACCGCCCTCATGGAATTATTCGAATTTTCCAGTCCGATAGGATACATACATAAACATGTTTCTGGCAGAACGTCCTTGAGACCATCTTCGTAGTCTGCCTAACACTTACATTGTCATCAGTCATCGCGGCCTCAGCTATCTGAATCACTTGTCCCGCTCGGTACGTAGTAGTAGTAGCATGGGCTGCTGTGGCGCCGCCATGTCCGCCAGGCCGCGGGGCATCCACGAGGAGACGCTGCTGCGCGTCCCGGGCGCGTCCGTGCACCTCCTGGCCGGCTCATCCGACGGCCCGGTCGAGCTCGCGCGCGGGGACCTCGCCGTCGTCAGGCTGACCAAGGACGACGTGGCCGTGGCCACCGCGGTGCGCGTCGGCAGGGACCTGGGCTGGCCGCTGGCGCGGGACGAGCCCGTCGTCAGGCTCGACCCACTGCACTACCTCT of Zea mays cultivar B73 chromosome 8, Zm-B73-REFERENCE-NAM-5.0, whole genome shotgun sequence contains these proteins:
- the LOC103637431 gene encoding transcription factor RAX2; translation: MGRSPCCDKTRVKRGPWSQEEDAVLRSFVQRFGNAGNWIALPQRAGLKRCGKSCRLRWLNYLRPELRHGGFTDEEDRLILSLYGEIGSKWSVMASRLPGRTDNDVKNYWNTKLKKRYLASSSTSTTQGRSPPPPSPPPAPAPPSGDNSSNAAAAADIHHTHQDEKPCLPPTPPALTEFDTTFADDTLLFKSEQLYAELVGLIGKQSSSTGDRDEASTPSSSSSAARPRRLAAQVAALCGPWTVDVRDTAALLSEPTTALLDAYGAADDAFGPALSACSFQDLLASSYVDL